One genomic window of Staphylococcus hsinchuensis includes the following:
- a CDS encoding stage II sporulation protein M, with amino-acid sequence MLVCLSKFFIGILIGVMLYYFSGINLGHMYLNNDLNFIDILLNNLLYFSISTFGFLTLGLANVFLLLLNGALIGFIFAHCFKTNQLLHACIYLVPHGILEICVLILT; translated from the coding sequence GTGCTTGTTTGTCTCTCTAAATTTTTTATTGGAATTCTAATTGGGGTGATGTTGTATTATTTTTCGGGGATTAACCTTGGTCATATGTATCTAAATAATGACTTAAATTTTATTGATATTTTACTAAATAACTTACTGTATTTTTCTATTTCTACCTTTGGTTTCTTAACATTGGGTTTAGCAAACGTGTTTTTATTACTTTTGAACGGTGCACTGATAGGTTTTATTTTTGCGCATTGTTTCAAGACAAATCAATTATTACATGCATGTATTTATCTTGTACCACATGGTATTTTGGAAATATGCGTGCTGATACTCACTTAG
- a CDS encoding YfcE family phosphodiesterase, translating into MTKWILISDNHSEQGILFDVINEHEDADVAIHLGDSEFAYDDTELSHYKRVKGNTDFYPEFPNEEITENNGVKAFYTHGHLYSVNATRMKLAEKAKSLGCQFAFYGHTHVAKYENIGGVHVINPGSISQSRSNIEETYAEIRIDETEQKATVVFRNREHKEIDSESFEL; encoded by the coding sequence ATGACAAAATGGATTTTAATCAGTGATAACCATAGTGAACAAGGTATTTTATTTGATGTTATAAACGAACATGAAGATGCAGACGTAGCTATACATTTAGGTGATTCTGAGTTTGCTTATGATGATACAGAACTAAGCCATTATAAACGCGTGAAAGGTAATACAGACTTTTACCCGGAATTCCCAAATGAAGAGATTACTGAGAATAACGGTGTTAAAGCTTTTTATACACATGGGCATTTATATAGTGTAAATGCGACAAGAATGAAATTAGCAGAAAAAGCAAAATCATTAGGTTGCCAATTCGCATTTTATGGTCATACACATGTCGCAAAATATGAAAATATCGGTGGCGTACATGTTATAAATCCAGGTAGTATTTCACAATCACGCAGTAATATTGAAGAAACATATGCTGAAATACGCATCGATGAAACAGAACAAAAGGCAACTGTCGTATTCCGTAATAGAGAGCATAAAGAAATTGATAGTGAATCATTTGAATTATAA
- a CDS encoding efflux RND transporter periplasmic adaptor subunit — protein sequence MKNKNIWIIVASILILLIIAFILKLSKGESNKQEVYQTYKVAYDPPINLKGKASPQAIKTFRNNSKVGQFINTKVTNGQSVKQGMPLINYQINNIHREELQRKINNAQNKINIDYRRLNHQPNSKLIQNKLHRDESSLFEAQRQLNHFDQQVNANIYAPFNGKVDLNSNEEIAVGAPILKLVSLETQIFTPVSEFDLKKLKVGKKVKIKVISTDKSTVGKIKKISQLPTSYDEESTQLADNDMNQSSQSSDQLSGIQLNDTSNSDNNDLSKYNVVIGDLGSSIRSGYSTEIKVPLKTIKLPRSVLNRNHDVFVLKKDHTVERRDILIERKNGEIFVKKGLKIGEKLIVKPAKTMNDGDKVEVSS from the coding sequence ATGAAAAACAAAAATATTTGGATCATTGTAGCATCAATTCTCATACTCTTAATTATTGCTTTTATTTTAAAACTAAGTAAAGGTGAATCAAATAAACAAGAAGTATATCAAACATATAAAGTAGCATACGATCCACCAATCAATTTAAAAGGTAAAGCATCACCACAAGCCATCAAAACATTTAGAAATAATTCTAAAGTAGGGCAATTTATCAATACGAAAGTAACGAATGGTCAATCGGTCAAACAAGGGATGCCATTAATCAATTACCAAATAAATAATATTCACCGTGAAGAACTTCAACGAAAGATAAATAATGCACAAAATAAAATAAATATTGATTATAGACGTTTAAACCATCAACCCAATAGTAAACTTATACAAAATAAGTTACATCGTGATGAATCATCCTTGTTTGAAGCACAACGTCAATTAAATCACTTTGACCAACAAGTTAATGCCAATATATATGCCCCGTTTAATGGAAAGGTTGATTTAAATAGTAACGAAGAAATCGCTGTAGGTGCGCCAATACTAAAGTTAGTGTCACTTGAAACTCAAATTTTTACACCTGTTTCGGAATTCGATTTAAAAAAATTGAAAGTAGGAAAGAAAGTAAAAATTAAGGTTATAAGTACAGATAAATCTACAGTAGGAAAAATAAAGAAAATTTCTCAATTGCCAACTTCGTACGACGAAGAATCAACACAATTAGCAGATAATGATATGAACCAGAGTAGTCAAAGTAGCGACCAGCTATCGGGTATTCAATTAAATGATACTTCTAATAGTGATAACAACGATCTTTCAAAATATAATGTTGTGATTGGAGATCTCGGTTCGTCGATTCGTTCAGGATATTCTACAGAAATTAAAGTCCCTTTAAAGACGATAAAGTTACCTAGATCAGTACTTAATAGAAATCATGATGTGTTTGTCCTTAAAAAGGATCATACAGTTGAAAGAAGAGATATTCTCATTGAACGTAAAAATGGTGAGATTTTCGTAAAAAAAGGCTTGAAAATTGGTGAAAAGCTAATTGTTAAACCTGCGAAAACGATGAATGATGGGGACAAAGTTGAGGTATCATCATGA
- a CDS encoding YidC/Oxa1 family membrane protein insertase → MKKFILLISVVLILSGCDYSNEESHNDFFYRTFVAPMDATLHYISQYLNNSYGLAIILLVIIMRIIFLPFMLISVKNMYFNSEKKKRLKPELIKIDNKMKSADSFKEMIKLKKEKHKLYKLHQISYAKNAFTFISIILQLPIIIGLFFALKYPHYSENLSHTQFLWFSLKEPDFYIALLAGFFKFTQTLSSLLTESKQERQSKQFTLLLTPTIYIWWGMIFPSAIGLYWIVNSAFLTIQIYIAYIVYLKKAKREVSRSIS, encoded by the coding sequence ATGAAGAAATTTATTTTATTAATTTCTGTAGTTTTGATTTTAAGTGGTTGTGATTATTCAAACGAAGAAAGTCATAACGATTTCTTTTACCGTACGTTCGTTGCACCGATGGATGCCACATTGCATTATATAAGTCAATATTTAAATAACAGTTATGGTTTGGCGATTATTTTACTCGTTATCATAATGAGGATAATATTTTTACCATTCATGTTAATAAGCGTTAAGAATATGTACTTTAATAGTGAAAAGAAAAAGAGATTAAAACCAGAATTAATAAAAATTGATAACAAGATGAAGTCTGCAGATTCTTTCAAAGAAATGATTAAATTAAAAAAGGAAAAACATAAGCTTTATAAACTGCACCAAATTAGTTATGCGAAAAATGCTTTTACATTTATATCGATTATTTTGCAACTACCCATAATTATAGGTCTATTTTTTGCATTAAAGTACCCACATTATAGTGAGAATTTGTCACACACACAGTTTCTTTGGTTTTCATTGAAAGAACCAGATTTTTATATTGCGTTACTTGCAGGTTTTTTTAAATTCACACAAACATTATCGAGTTTACTTACAGAGTCTAAACAAGAACGACAATCAAAGCAGTTCACTCTATTATTAACACCAACTATTTACATATGGTGGGGCATGATATTCCCATCTGCAATTGGCTTATATTGGATTGTTAATTCTGCTTTCTTAACTATACAAATATATATCGCATACATAGTTTATTTGAAGAAAGCCAAGAGAGAGGTTTCTAGATCAATCTCATAA
- a CDS encoding XTP/dITP diphosphatase → MEDLVIASNNKGKINEFKVIFPEYNVIGISDLIEDFDVEETGETFEENAKLKSEAAARALNKRVIADDSGLEVFALNGEPGVFSGRYAGEGKDDDANIDKLLENLDNELDRRARFVCLVSMSAPGEETQLFEGIIEGEITLNKIGENGFGYDPIFYVVEKNKTMAQISPEDKNEISHRAKAIEKLKAHFKDDQ, encoded by the coding sequence ATGGAAGATTTAGTTATTGCGTCAAATAATAAAGGTAAAATAAATGAGTTTAAAGTCATATTTCCAGAATATAATGTAATCGGTATTTCTGATCTCATTGAAGACTTTGATGTAGAAGAAACCGGTGAAACATTTGAAGAAAATGCAAAACTTAAATCGGAAGCTGCGGCACGTGCGTTAAACAAACGTGTGATTGCAGATGATAGTGGACTTGAAGTCTTTGCGCTAAATGGTGAACCAGGTGTGTTTTCTGGTAGATATGCTGGAGAAGGTAAAGATGATGATGCGAATATCGATAAGTTGTTAGAAAACTTAGACAATGAATTAGACAGACGCGCTCGTTTCGTTTGTTTAGTAAGTATGAGTGCACCAGGCGAAGAAACGCAATTATTTGAAGGAATTATTGAAGGTGAAATTACTTTAAATAAAATTGGTGAAAATGGCTTTGGTTATGATCCAATCTTTTATGTTGTTGAAAAAAATAAAACAATGGCGCAAATCTCACCAGAAGATAAAAATGAAATTAGTCATCGTGCCAAAGCGATTGAAAAATTAAAAGCTCATTTTAAGGATGATCAATAA
- a CDS encoding ATP-binding cassette domain-containing protein: protein MLELKDISKIFESEHDVLNNVNATFRDGTINCIVGKNGAGKTTLLNILSSIIMPTEGVIYYNNKNIIENTNLRKQIFYIAVKPFFYEKLTAQQNVELICNLYEVRVTRTEIKHTFNKVGLDDGDRKKAVNTFSSGMKQKLNFVAMLLVNAPIVLLDEPFNALDTQTQDLFLTLLKTLADHNHTIIFTSHITETIFKLAENICVLKEGQFQTIESASIFESTEQLEQWINNHIYENFEES from the coding sequence TTGTTAGAATTAAAAGACATAAGTAAAATTTTTGAAAGTGAGCATGATGTATTAAATAACGTTAATGCAACCTTTCGAGATGGAACGATAAATTGTATAGTTGGTAAAAATGGTGCAGGTAAAACAACCTTGCTCAATATATTAAGTAGTATAATAATGCCAACTGAAGGAGTTATTTACTATAACAATAAAAATATAATAGAAAACACAAACCTCAGAAAACAAATATTTTATATCGCAGTCAAACCATTTTTCTATGAAAAGTTGACCGCTCAACAAAATGTGGAACTCATTTGTAACTTGTATGAAGTACGTGTAACGCGAACTGAAATTAAACATACTTTCAACAAAGTTGGACTAGATGACGGAGATCGAAAGAAAGCTGTAAACACATTTTCTTCAGGAATGAAGCAAAAGCTAAATTTTGTTGCAATGTTATTGGTTAACGCGCCAATTGTTTTACTAGATGAGCCGTTTAATGCTTTAGATACACAAACTCAAGATTTGTTTTTAACACTACTTAAAACACTCGCTGACCATAACCATACTATTATTTTCACGAGTCACATTACAGAAACAATTTTCAAATTAGCTGAAAATATTTGTGTATTAAAAGAAGGACAATTTCAAACAATTGAATCTGCTTCAATATTTGAAAGCACAGAACAGTTAGAACAATGGATTAATAATCATATTTACGAAAATTTCGAAGAAAGTTAA
- the racE gene encoding glutamate racemase, with protein MDKPIGVIDSGVGGLTVAKEIMRQLPNETIYYLGDIARCPYGPREPEEVKNFTTELATKLMSFGIKMLVIACNTATAVALKHLQDILPIPVIGVIEPGARTAIMTTNNKKVLILGTEGTIKSEAYRNHIKNINPEVEVSGVACPGFVPVVEKMRYKDPTITSIIMHQTLKQWRNSEADTVILGCTHYPLLYQYIYEYFGEEKVVISSGLETAREVSALLTFSNEHAGYKKQPKHQFFSTGNTEQIESIIQEWLNMTVKVERIVL; from the coding sequence ATGGATAAACCGATTGGAGTTATAGACTCGGGCGTTGGTGGATTAACAGTAGCCAAAGAAATTATGCGCCAATTACCAAATGAAACTATATATTATCTTGGGGATATCGCACGTTGCCCATATGGTCCAAGAGAACCTGAAGAAGTAAAGAACTTTACTACAGAATTGGCTACTAAATTAATGAGTTTTGGTATAAAGATGTTAGTAATAGCATGTAATACAGCCACTGCTGTTGCTTTAAAACATTTACAAGATATTTTACCGATTCCCGTTATTGGGGTAATAGAGCCAGGTGCAAGAACAGCTATTATGACTACAAATAATAAAAAAGTTTTAATTCTTGGTACAGAAGGTACGATAAAATCAGAGGCATATCGTAACCATATTAAAAATATCAATCCTGAAGTTGAAGTCTCAGGAGTAGCATGCCCTGGCTTTGTACCAGTCGTTGAAAAAATGAGATATAAAGATCCGACGATAACTAGTATTATTATGCATCAAACTTTAAAACAATGGAGAAATAGCGAAGCAGATACTGTTATTTTAGGTTGTACACACTATCCTTTACTATATCAATACATTTACGAATACTTTGGCGAAGAAAAAGTAGTTATCTCATCTGGTTTAGAAACTGCACGTGAAGTTAGTGCATTATTAACTTTTAGTAATGAACATGCTGGTTACAAAAAACAACCCAAACATCAATTTTTCTCAACAGGTAATACAGAACAAATTGAAAGTATTATACAAGAATGGTTAAACATGACTGTAAAAGTTGAAAGAATAGTATTATAA
- a CDS encoding putative cyclic bacteriocin has translation MMFELYKKIRWTGISKNTVKSFINALIHGNNIWTALQIAGVVFSGGVATAISVIGRVAIVKFVKRYGIKKAIAW, from the coding sequence ATGATGTTTGAATTGTACAAAAAAATTAGATGGACTGGTATTTCAAAAAACACTGTGAAATCATTCATTAATGCTTTAATTCACGGTAATAATATTTGGACTGCACTTCAAATTGCCGGCGTAGTATTTTCTGGTGGTGTGGCAACAGCAATTTCTGTTATTGGAAGAGTTGCAATTGTAAAATTCGTTAAGCGCTATGGCATTAAAAAAGCGATTGCTTGGTAA
- the sdhB gene encoding succinate dehydrogenase iron-sulfur subunit, whose amino-acid sequence MPETKETNEVQDQQQQQQPKQKSIKLIIKRQDNAESKPYEEEFEIPYRENLNVIACLMEIRRNPVNSKGEKTTPVIWDMNCLEEVCGACSMVINGKARQSCSAIVDQLEQPIKLEPMSTFPVIRDLQVDRSRMFDNLKRMKAWVPIDGTYDLGPGPRMPEKKRQTAYELSKCMTCGVCLEVCPNVTPKNDFVGAQAISQVRLFNLHPTGSMTKDERLEALMGGGGLQECGNSQNCVNACPKGIPLTTSIAALNRETSFHMFKSFFGSDHQVN is encoded by the coding sequence ATGCCTGAAACTAAAGAAACAAACGAAGTGCAAGACCAACAACAGCAACAACAACCAAAACAAAAATCAATTAAATTAATCATAAAACGTCAAGATAATGCAGAATCAAAACCATACGAAGAGGAATTTGAAATCCCTTATCGTGAAAATTTAAACGTTATTGCATGTCTAATGGAAATTAGACGTAACCCTGTAAACAGTAAAGGTGAAAAAACAACTCCAGTAATTTGGGACATGAACTGTTTAGAAGAGGTTTGCGGAGCTTGTTCAATGGTTATCAACGGTAAAGCAAGACAATCTTGTTCAGCGATCGTTGACCAATTAGAACAACCAATCAAATTAGAACCAATGAGTACGTTCCCAGTTATTCGTGACTTACAAGTTGACCGTTCAAGAATGTTCGACAACTTGAAACGTATGAAAGCTTGGGTACCAATTGACGGTACTTATGACTTAGGTCCTGGTCCTCGTATGCCAGAGAAAAAACGTCAAACAGCTTACGAACTTTCAAAATGTATGACATGTGGTGTTTGTTTAGAAGTTTGTCCAAACGTAACACCTAAAAACGACTTTGTTGGGGCACAAGCAATTTCACAAGTTAGATTATTCAACCTACATCCAACAGGTTCTATGACAAAAGACGAACGTCTAGAAGCTTTAATGGGCGGCGGAGGATTACAAGAATGTGGTAATTCTCAAAACTGTGTGAATGCATGTCCAAAAGGTATTCCATTGACAACATCAATCGCTGCATTAAACAGAGAAACTTCATTCCATATGTTCAAATCATTCTTCGGTTCAGACCATCAAGTAAATTAA